TCTACGGAAACGGCCAGATTAGGGAATAGCCTTTATCCCGCTTTATGGAGTTCATATTTTCAAACAAGGCGCATTTTCCCAAATAAAAATTTGCAACAGTCTTAAAAAATTAAAAAATCCGCTTTGCATAATGCGCCGTTCTTTGAAATATGCAGTCTGAAAACCTGCGAAAATATTTTTAATCCATTTCATATTCAGCTTCGGTTTATAAGGGCACACATTCCCACAAGGAAAATTTTCCGCATTTCAGCGACGTATACGCTTACCGCGGAATCCGCGCGCCTGTGCTTATGCGCCTTGAACGGCAAAAAATTTCCGCCTTATGAGAGCGTAGTGTTTTAACTGCCGTCAGCGGCGTAATGGCAAAGCAAAAGCGCATATGCAACGCTGAACCTACGTCAGGCGGATTTAACCACAGCTCTTGCTCGGCCAATGCCCGTTAAAACCGTACGTACTTTGTAAAACCGAAGATAAAAATTATTAAAACAAAAAGGCGCATATTATATTATGCGCCTTTTTTACTCTCAATCCAGTAAAACACGACTGATTTTAAACATATATAATTAATTTATTTGAGAAAATCATACTTAACTCCAAGGCCTTTTTTTACCGCCATATTGTATAGAGAAACAGCCGTAACATTATCCTGTATCGCCATGCCGACCGTATCGAATATTGTTATTTCATCGTCGTTTTCCCTTCCCGGCTTTTTGCCGAGTATTATATCGCCTATTTCGGCATATATTTCCTCAACTTTTATTACGCCTTCATCTACTGCATGATGCGTTTCTCCGTTTTTAACGCAAAGCTTTATTGAATCGTTAACTACTTTCGCTCCCTTAAAAACGTCTGTGCATAGTTCCTGCTTGTCGGGCATGTCGGCGCCTATTGCGGCTATATGCGTTCCGGGTTTAAGCCATTCCCTTTTTACGATAGGGGCCCTCCTGCCTATTGTTGCAGTAACAACTATATCGGCTTTTCTTATGCCTTCCTCGGCGGAAGAGCACGGGTGGAATTTAATTCCGTGCAATTCAGGCGACATATCGGCTATATATGATGTTATTTCATCCTCGCTGTAGCCCCATACATAAACGTCCGTTATATTCCTAACTCTGGCCATAGCCCTCAGCTGGCGGCGTCCCTGATTGCCCGCGCCTATTATGCATATACTGCTCGAGTCTTTCCTAGAAAGGTATTTTACGGAAATAGCCCCGGCGGCGGCCGTCCTGCATCCCGTGATCCATGTGCCGTCCATGATGCATTTCAATGCGCTTGTATCCGCTTCATAAAGGAAAACCGTATTCATGCCTGTCGGAAGCCCTATTTTGGGATTATCGGGATAACCTCCCGACGACGACTTTATGGTTATGTAACCGCCGCCCAAATCAAGGCCGCCTTTAAAATCAAATCCCGTATGGGTTCCCGGCTTCACTATAGTCATAAAGTCGGGCTGCACCACAAGACCACTGCTGAAAGAACGATACCCGTTTTCTACAGACTCCAATATATCGTCAAGGTCTATAAGGCTGCCCACTTCGCTTTTATTTAATAATAAAGTTTCCATATAAAATCTCCCTCCCGCCGTATAACATGCCTCATCTCTCCTACAGACATTCCAGCCCGCACTGATAATACTGTACGGGAATACTTCCCGCTGAACGCTTAATTTATATTTCGTTTGAGAATATACTAAGGCTTTCGGACTTTATCACAGTCTGCCGTCAACATGCTCGTTATTAAGTATCTTTCCAATCGCGTCTATATCCCAATTACCGGAAGTAAGTATAAACGCGGCGTTTTCGTGCTGTTCTACCTTTACTTCGCCGCCGAGCACAGCCGCTATGCCTACGCATGACGACGGCTCCGCAATAAGTTTCGCTTCTGCCGCCACTAATTTTGCGGCTTCTTTTATGTCCTCCTCCGTAACGGAAACAAACTCGTCAACATACTTTTCGCATATAGGATAAGGATTTTCTCCCGGCGCACGGCATCCAAGCCCGTCGGCAAGGCTCGGAAAACACTCTACTTCCACCCGGCGCCCCGCTTTCCTGCTCTGCACATATCCGTCGCTTGCCTTCGCCTGCACTCCGATTATACGTACTTTGGGGTTTATTTCTTTAATTGCCGTCGCAACCCCCGCTATAAGCCCGCCGCCGCCTACCGGGACAAAAACAGTATCTACATACGGCAAATCTTCAAGTATCTCAAGGCCGATTGTCCCCTGTCCCGCCATAACCGTATAATCCTCGTAGCCGTGGGCCATTGTATATCCGTTTTTTTCCTGAAGCTCCCTTACCATTTTCCATCTTTCTTTATAAATCCTCGGCCCAAGCACAACTTCGGCTCCGAGTTCCCTTGCCTTATCTATTTTTACATGGGGAGCGTCCTCCGGAAGGACTACGACGACATGCGTGCCTGTTATATTCCCGGCAAGAGCACATGCTTGGCCATGATTTCCCGACGAACTGCAAATTATTCCCCTGTCCCTCTCTTCCTGGCTCAAAGACAGTATCTTATTCATAGCCCCTCTCATCTTAAAAGCGCCCGTAACTTGGAGCATTTCGGGTTTTAAATACACCTTACAGCCGAGAACTTTATCCATCGTCCTCCCGCGCATAAGCGGCGTGCGTATTACATAAGGCTTTATGCGCCGTGCAGCTTCGCATACGTCGTTTAAAGTAACCGTCGTTTTTTCCATATTAAACGCCTCCTGTCGTTTTCCATATTTTAATATAACCTTTCGTTATGTTCTAACGTCTTGAGTACATTATATTATCTTAAAATAAAAACAACAATTATCTTTATATATACATAAAGCCATAACATATTGTTATGGCGAAATACAATCTTGTATGTAAGTTATAAGCTCGTTTGCATAAAGCGTAAGCGTATGGCCTTCTTTAGCGACATATCCCATGGTGAGAAACGAATCTTCCCCTTCTATAGGCAGGTTTTTAATTTTATATTGCCCGCGCTTCGGATAATCAAAATTTATCCCTATATCGACTAAATCAGTCATAAGCAGAAAATTTGTCGAAAGATGCTCGCTGTTAGTGCATACGGCGGAATGAAGGACCTCCGGATTTACAGGTCCAAGGCTTACATGCTCAAGGCCGTCCTCTATAGAAAAAAATTCTTTCAGCCCTCTCACATACTTAAACCGAGGCAGATCTTCGAACTTTACAGTTCTTTCATTATAAACGGGGCTGTTCGGACCGGCATAAAGGCAGGCTTTAAGTTTTCCCAAAACAGTGAATT
This genomic window from Anaerotignum faecicola contains:
- a CDS encoding ornithine cyclodeaminase family protein, encoding METLLLNKSEVGSLIDLDDILESVENGYRSFSSGLVVQPDFMTIVKPGTHTGFDFKGGLDLGGGYITIKSSSGGYPDNPKIGLPTGMNTVFLYEADTSALKCIMDGTWITGCRTAAAGAISVKYLSRKDSSSICIIGAGNQGRRQLRAMARVRNITDVYVWGYSEDEITSYIADMSPELHGIKFHPCSSAEEGIRKADIVVTATIGRRAPIVKREWLKPGTHIAAIGADMPDKQELCTDVFKGAKVVNDSIKLCVKNGETHHAVDEGVIKVEEIYAEIGDIILGKKPGRENDDEITIFDTVGMAIQDNVTAVSLYNMAVKKGLGVKYDFLK
- a CDS encoding threonine/serine dehydratase, with product MEKTTVTLNDVCEAARRIKPYVIRTPLMRGRTMDKVLGCKVYLKPEMLQVTGAFKMRGAMNKILSLSQEERDRGIICSSSGNHGQACALAGNITGTHVVVVLPEDAPHVKIDKARELGAEVVLGPRIYKERWKMVRELQEKNGYTMAHGYEDYTVMAGQGTIGLEILEDLPYVDTVFVPVGGGGLIAGVATAIKEINPKVRIIGVQAKASDGYVQSRKAGRRVEVECFPSLADGLGCRAPGENPYPICEKYVDEFVSVTEEDIKEAAKLVAAEAKLIAEPSSCVGIAAVLGGEVKVEQHENAAFILTSGNWDIDAIGKILNNEHVDGRL